A window of Saccharomyces paradoxus chromosome XI, complete sequence contains these coding sequences:
- the MTD1 gene encoding methylenetetrahydrofolate dehydrogenase (NAD(+)) (NAD-dependent 5,10-methylenetetrahydrafolate dehydrogenase~similar to YKR080W) gives MSKPGRTILASKVAETFNTEIVNNVQEYKRTHNGQGPLLVGFLANNDPAAKMYASWTQKTSESMGFRYDLRVIEDKDFLEEAIIQANGDDSVNGIMVYFPVFGNAQDQYLQQVVCKEKDVEGLNHVYYQNLYHNVRYLDKENRLKSILPCTPLAIVKILEFLKIYNNLLPEGNRLYGKKCIVINRSEIVGRPLAALLANDGATVYSVDVNNIQKFTRGESLKLNKHHVEDLGEYSEDLLKKCSLDADVVITGVPSENYKFPTEYIKEGAVCINFACTKNFSDDVKEKASLYVPMTGKVTIAMLLRNMLRLVRNVELSKEK, from the coding sequence ATGTCGAAGCCTGGTCGTACTATTCTAGCAAGTAAGGTCGCTGAAACTTTCAATACCGAAATAGTTAACAACGTGCAGGAATACAAGAGGACGCATAATGGTCAAGGTCCTCTTCTTGTAGGATTCCTAGCTAACAATGATCCTGCTGCTAAGATGTATGCTTCCTGGACTCAAAAGACTAGCGAGTCGATGGGGTTCCGCTACGACTTAAGAGTCATTGAAGATAAggattttttggaagaagcGATAATACAAGCTAACGGCGACGACTCCGTCAACGGTATCATGGTATACTTTCCTGTTTTCGGTAATGCTCAAGATCAGTATCTGCAACAGGTTGTGTGCAAGGAAAAAGATGTTGAAGGGTTGAACCATGTTTACTACCAAAACCTGTATCATAACGTCAGATACCTGGACAAAGAAAATCGTTTGAAATCCATTCTACCTTGCACACCACTAGCTATTGTTAAGATATTagaattcttgaaaatttacaaCAATTTGTTACCAGAGGGGAACAGGCTGTATGGGAAGAAGTGCATAGTCATTAACAGGTCAGAAATTGTCGGTAGACCACTGGCGGCATTATTAGCCAACGACGGCGCCACAGTGTACTCAGTGGACGTTAACaacattcaaaaattcactCGTGGTGAAAGtttaaaattaaataaGCATCATGTGGAAGACCTCGGAGAATACTCTGAagatttgttgaaaaagtgCTCTCTTGATGCAGATGTAGTTATCACTGGTGTCCCTAGCGAAAATTACAAATTCCCCACCGAATACATCAAAGAAGGTGCTGTTTGCATCAATTTTGCGTGCactaaaaattttagtGACGATGTCAAGGAAAAGGCCTCTCTTTACGTTCCAATGACTGGTAAAGTTACTATTGCAATGTTGTTGAGAAACATGCTACGTTTGGTAAGGAACGTGGAATTGTCTAAGGAAAAATAG
- the DAD2 gene encoding Dad2p (Essential subunit of the Dam1 complex (aka DASH complex)~similar to YKR083C): MDSIDEQITTKRKELQSLQKITSLTDGLKIQLTELNDQIKEMGTNAESVAQLMNNWDSIINNISQASLGLLQYAEGDYEIGPWKDSKKNESERSDEAGIETQESDKNNEGNDEDEDLVPLPETMVRIRVDGNE; encoded by the coding sequence ATGGATTCAATAGATGAGCAGATTACTACAAAGCGAAAAGAACTTCAGTCATTACAAAAGATCACCAGTTTGACGGATGGCTTAAAAATTCAGCTAACAGAGTTAAATGACCAGATCAAAGAAATGGGAACAAATGCAGAATCAGTGGCGCAATTGATGAACAATTGGGACTCTATAATAAACAATATATCACAAGCTAGTCTGGGATTATTGCAATATGCAGAGGGTGACTATGAAATAGGACCATGGAAAGATTCTAAGAAAAACGAGTCTGAACGATCTGATGAAGCAGGCATTGAAACTCAAGAAAGCGATAAGAATAACGAAggaaatgatgaagatgaagatctGGTACCCCTGCCGGAAACAATGGTCAGAATCAGAGTGGATGGTAACGAATGA
- the MRPL20 gene encoding mitochondrial 54S ribosomal protein mL58 (Mitochondrial ribosomal protein of the large subunit~similar to YKR085C) has protein sequence MIGRSLCCRSLHTGGSAWKQFGFPKTQATSIYNKTKSASNYKGYLKHKDAPGMYYQPSESIATGSVNSETIPRSFMAASDPRRGFDMPVQGTKAKQCPNVLVGKSTVNGKTYHLGPHEIDEIKRLRHENPQKYTRKFLAAKYGISPLFVSIISKPSEQHVQDMGSRLQEIQSRWKDKRHVAREDRKRRKLLWYQA, from the coding sequence ATGATTGGCAGAAGTTTGTGCTGCAGATCGCTCCATACTGGGGGATCTGCCTGGAAGCAATTTGGATTCCCGAAAACACAAGCGACATCGATTTACAACAAGACCAAGAGCGCATCTAACTATAAAGGGTATTTAAAACACAAAGATGCTCCAGGAATGTACTATCAACCATCAGAGTCCATCGCAACAGGGTCTGTTAATAGTGAGACTATTCCGCGTAGCTTTATGGCAGCCAGTGACCCTCGTAGAGGGTTTGACATGCCTGTTCAAGGCACTAAGGCGAAGCAGTGCCCAAATGTTCTCGTAGGTAAGAGCACAGTGAACGGCAAGACGTATCACCTGGGGCCTCACGAAATCGATGAGATTAAGAGACTGCGTCATGAAAATCCCCAAAAGTACACACGCAAATTCTTGGCTGCAAAGTATGGCATTTCGCCATTATTTGTATCTATAATCTCGAAGCCAAGTGAACAACATGTGCAAGATATGGGAAGTAGATTGCAAGAAATCCAATCACGCTGGAAGGACAAGAGGCATGTAGCCAGAGAGGACCGTAAGCGTAGAAAACTCCTGTGGTATCAGGCGTGA
- the NUP133 gene encoding Nup133p (Subunit of Nup84p subcomplex of nuclear pore complex (NPC)~similar to YKR082W) encodes MSEKKVHLRLRKELSVPIAVVENESLAQLSYEEESQASLMNISMEQQQLRLHSHFDNSKVFTENSRYVVKTLQTDYNSGFSNGDQLNGYIDMQIGYGLVNDHKKVYIWNIHSTQKDTPYITVPFRSDDNDEIAIVPRCILTFPATMDESPLALNPNDQDETGGLIIIKGSKAIYYEDINSINNLNFKLSEKFSHELELPINSSGGEKCDLILNCEPAGIVLSTNLGRIFFITIRNSMGKPQLKLGKLLNKTFKLGIWSKIFNTNSLVVSLRNGPILGKGTRLVYITTDNGNFQTWQLSATNSHPTKLIDVNIFEAILESLQDLYPFAHGTLKIWDSHPLQDESSQLFLSSIYDDSSNETYYILSTIIFDSSSNSFTIFSTYRLNTFMDSIGDTNFKPRIFIPQMENANDTNEVTSILVMFPNAVVITQVNSKLDSSYSLRRKWEDIVSLRSDIEIIGSGYDSNSLYVLTKQMGVLQFFVRENEENDSKANVGFVKSHVDQAVYFSKINSNPIDFNLPPEISLDQESVEHDLKLTSEEIFHSNGKYIPPMLNTLGQHLSVRKEFFQNFLTFVAKNFNYKISPELKLNLIEKFEILNCCIKFNNITRQSDVLNDIWEKILSNYNLTHNEHLTTEAVVINSPDIFPVIFKQFLNHVIFVLFPSQNQNFKLNVTDLINSCFYDGILEEGEKTIRYELLELDPMEVDTSKLPWFINFDYLNCINQCFFDFTFACEEEGSLASYKESLLKIVKILYYLFNQFKIWINTQHAESVNANENFININNLYDDNHLDWNHVLCKVNLKEHCLQIAEFYKDLPGLVQTLQTLNQNDSTTISLYEAFFNEFPEEFSFTLFEYLIKHKKLNDLMFRFPEQHDLLIQFFQQSAPKYGHVAWIQQILDGSYADAMNTLKNITVDDSKKGGSLSECELHLNVAKLSSLLVEKDDFDINSLRKIQYNLDTIDAEKNISSKLKKGEVQVCKRFKNGPISEVFNILVEKLKSTTVINLSDLVELYSMLDDEESLFIPLRLLSVDGDLLNFEIKKFLNALVWRRIVLLDNSKEGDKLLQHIVKRVFDEELLKNNDFPLPSVDLLCDKSLVTPEYISETYGRFPIDQNAIREDIYEEISQLETLNSDNSLEIKLHSIFGSVAEEKNYTINYETNTVEY; translated from the coding sequence atgaGTGAAAAGAAGGTGCACCTTCGGTTGCGGAAGGAACTTAGCGTACCCATTGCGGTCGTCGAAAACGAATCCCTGGCGCAATTGTCctacgaagaagaaagccAGGCCTCTCTAATGAATATTTCGATGGAGCAACAGCAGTTGAGGTTACACTCACATTTTGACAACTCCAAGGTCTTTACAGAAAATAGCAGATACGTAGTCAAAACCCTTCAAACAGACTACAATAGTGGATTCAGTAACGGTGACCAATTGAATGGATATATCGATATGCAAATTGGATATGGGCTAGTCAATGACCATAAGAAAGTTTACATCTGGAATATTCACTCTACTCAGAAAGATACACCTTATATAACTGTACCATTTCGTTCtgatgataatgatgaaataGCAATTGTGCCTAGGTGCATACTAACTTTTCCTGCTACAATGGATGAGTCTCCGTTAGCACTGAATCCTAATGATCAGGATGAAACTGGAGGActcattattattaaagGTAGCAAAGCGATATACTATGAGGACATCAATTCtataaataatttaaaCTTCAAGttatctgaaaaattctctcATGAGTTAGAATTACCTATCAACTCTTCAGGTGGAGAGAAATGTGACCTAATCTTAAACTGCGAACCTGCTGGTATAGTACTTTCTACAAATTTGGgcagaattttttttattaccaTTAGAAATTCTATGGGCAAACCTCAATTGAAATTAGGCAAACTATTGAATAAAACTTTCAAGTTAGGTATCTGGTCCAAGATTTTCAATACAAACAGTTTAGTTGTCTCATTACGTAATGGACCGATCCTCGGTAAGGGAACAAGGTTGGTGTATATTACTACCGACAATGGAAATTTCCAAACATGGCAATTATCTGCCACTAATTCCCACCCAACAAAATTGATTGATGTCAACATTTTTGAAGCCATTTTAGAGTCTCTGCAGGATTTATACCCATTTGCTCACGGTACGTTGAAGATCTGGGACTCCCATCCATTACAAGATGAAAGTTCACAACTTTTTCTGTCATCCATTTACGACGATTCAAGCAATGAAACATattatattctttctaCGATTATCTTCgattcttcttctaacAGTTTTACTATCTTCTCCACTTATAGATTGAACACATTTATGGACTCGATAGGTGACACAAATTTTAAACCGAGGATATTTATACCTCAGATGGAAAACGCTAACGACACTAATGAAGTAACCTCCATTTTGGTAATGTTCCCTAATGCTGTGGTCATTACTCAGGTTAACTCAAAATTAGATTCTAGTTATTCATTGAGAAGGAAATGGGAGGATATTGTTAGCCTTAGAAGTGACATTGAGATAATCGGTTCTGGTTACGACTCAAACTCTTTGTATGTTTTAACCAAACAGATGGGTGTACTACAGTTTTTTGTGAGAGAAAATGAGGAAAATGATTCTAAAGCAAATGTTGGATTTGTCAAATCTCATGTTGATCAAGCCGTATATTTCTCTAaaataaattcaaatccGATAGATTTTAACTTACCGCCAGAAATTTCACTAGATCAAGAATCTGTTGAACATGATTTAAAATTAACTAGCGAGGAGATTTTCCACTCTAACGGTAAGTACATACCACCTATGCTAAATACTTTGGGACAACATCTCTCTGTCCGTAAAgagttttttcaaaatttccttACATTTGTTGCTAAGAACTTCAACTACAAAATATCGCCCGAACTcaaattgaatttgattgaaaagtttGAGATTTTGAATTGCTGTATCAAATTTAATAACATCACCAGACAATCCGATGTATTGAACGATATATGGGAGAAGATTCTATCGAACTATAATCTAACTCATAATGAACACTTAACGACTGAAGCAGTTGTTATCAACAGTCCCGATATATTTCCTGTGATCTTTAAACAGTTTTTGAACCATGTTATATTTGTTCTGTTTCCATCacaaaatcaaaatttcaagttAAATGTTACCGATTTAATCAACTCATGCTTTTATGATGgaattcttgaagaagGTGAAAAAACTATAAGGTATGAACTTTTGGAGTTAGACCCAATGGAGGTTGATACATCCAAACTACCATGGTTCATTAACTTCGATTACCTAAACTGTATCAATCAATGCTTTTTCGACTTTACATTTGCatgtgaagaagaagggaGTCTAGCCTCTTATAAAGAGAGTTTGTTAAAGATTgttaaaattttatattatctGTTCAACCAATTCAAAATATGGATCAACACGCAACACGCTGAATCTGTAAAtgcaaatgaaaattttataaatatTAACAACCTTTACGACGATAACCACTTGGACTGGAACCATGTACTTTGTAAGGTTAATCTGAAAGAACACTGTCTCCAAATAGCAGAATTTTACAAAGATTTACCTGGATTGGTACAAACACTGCAAACATTAAATCAAAATGACTCAACGACCATATCATTATACGAGGCATTCTTCAACGAATTTCCCGAAGAGTTCAGTTTTACCTTATTCGAATATTTAATCAAGcacaaaaaattgaacgACCTGATGTTTAGATTCCCAGAGCAACACGACCTTTTAATACAGTTTTTCCAACAGTCCGCTCCAAAATACGGTCATGTAGCGTGGATCCAACAAATACTGGATGGATCGTATGCGGATGCCATGaatactttgaaaaacattACTGTTGATGATTCAAAGAAGGGGGGAAGCTTGAGTGAATGTGAATTGCATTTGAATGTTGCGAAATTAAGCTCGCTGCTGGTCGAAAAAGATGACTTCGACATTAATAGCTTACGAAAGATCCAGTATAATTTAGACACAATCGATGCtgagaaaaatatttcgaGCAAGTTGAAGAAGGGAGAAGTTCAGGTATGTAAACGCTTCAAGAATGGCCCGATCAGCGAagttttcaatatattaGTGGAAAAGCTTAAGTCAACAACAGTAATCAATCTATCGGACCTCGTTGAATTATATTCTATGCTTGACGATGAAGAGAGCTTATTCATACCGTTAAGGCTACTTTCGGTTGACGGAGACttattgaattttgaaatcaaaaagtttttgaatgcTTTAGTATGGAGAAGAATCGTCTTACTGGACAATAGCAAAGAAGGGGATAAACTGCTTCAGCATATAGTCAAACGTgtttttgatgaagagctactcaaaaataatgattttcCATTGCCCAGTGTGGATCTTCTATGTGACAAATCGTTAGTGACCCCAGAATACATAAGCGAAACATATGGCAGATTTCCCATTGATCAAAATGCTATACGTGAAGATATATATGAGGAAATATCTCAGTTGGAAACGTTAAATTCAGATAACTCACTCGAGATAAAGTTACACTCGATTTTTGGCTCTGTagcagaagaaaagaactaTACTATCAATTATGAAACCAACACTGTAGAATACTAA
- the HBS1 gene encoding ribosome dissociation factor GTPase HBS1 (GTPase with similarity to translation release factors~similar to YKR084C), protein MSYSDYSDGADEMPDFHDEGEFDDYLNDDEYELINEVFPTLKAQLQDYQGWDNLSLKLALFDNNFELESTLTELKKALKKKKTPKNPAAAANGTAKVTQKLADTSISEQRPNNGPPDWLNEEDSEDERHGEGANDEKTVQRYYKTTVPTKPKKPRDISAFIESSLPHLSFVVLGHVDAGKSTLMGRLLYDLNIVNQSQLRKLQRESETIGKSSFKFAWIMDQTNEERERGVTVSICTSHFSTQRANFTIVDAPGHRDFVPNAIMGISQADMAILCVDCSTNAFESGFDLDGQTKEHMLLASSLGIHNLIIAMNKMDNVDWSQERFEEIKLKLLPYLVDIGFCKDNISWVPISGFSGEGVYKIGYTDEVRQWYNGPNLMSTLENAALKISKESEEITKEDPFLFSVLEIIPLKKTSNELALVSGKLESGSIQPGESLTIYPSEQSCIVDRIQVGSQQGQSTNHEETDVAIKGDFVTLKLRKAYPEDIQNGDLAASVDYPSVHSAQCFVLELTTFEMNRPLLPGTPFILFIGVKEQPARIKKLISLIDKDGNLSKKKVRHLGSKQQALVEIELIEVKRWIPLLTARENDRLGRVVLRKDGRTIAAGKIFEISQ, encoded by the coding sequence ATGTCTTACAGTGACTACAGCGATGGAGCAGACGAAATGCCCGACTTTCACGACGAAggtgaatttgatgattaTTTGAATGATGACGAATACGAACTAATAAACGAAGTATTCCCGACTTTGAAGGCGCAGTTGCAAGATTACCAAGGCTGGGACAATCTTTCACTAAAGCTGGCCTTGTTCGATAATAATTTCGAGTTGGAAAGCACGCTGACGGAATTGAAGAaagctttgaagaagaagaagacacCAAAGAATCCGGCTGCTGCTGCTAATGGGACTGCAAAAGTCACTCAAAAACTGGCAGACACATCAATTTCGGAACAAAGGCCAAATAATGGGCCTCCAGATTGGCTTAACGAAGAAGACAGTGAAGATGAACGCCATGGTGAGGGAGCCAATGACGAAAAGACAGTTCAGAGATACTATAAGACTACGGTGCCAACAAAACCGAAGAAACCTCGTGATATTTCTGCATTTATTGAATCCTCGTTGCCTCATTTAAGTTTTGTGGTCCTTGGTCATGTTGATGCGGGGAAATCAACTCTGATGGGCAGACTTCTTTATGACCTGAACATTGTCAATCAATCTCAACTGAGAAAACTACAAAGGGAGAGCGAAACCATTGGTAAGTCATCCTTTAAATTTGCCTGGATTATGGATCAAACAAATGAGGAGCGCGAACGTGGTGTAACAGTGTCCATTTGTACATCCCATTTCTCTACCCAAAGGGCAAATTTTACCATTGTGGATGCACCGGGCCACAGGGATTTTGTTCCAAACGCTATAATGGGGATATCGCAAGCAGATATGGCTATACTTTGTGTAGACTGTAGCACCAATGCCTTCGAATCGGGATTTGACTTGGATGGGCAAACAAAGGAGCACATGCTGCTAGCATCCAGTCTCGGAATCCACAATCTGATTATTGCTATGAACAAGATGGATAACGTTGATTGGTCGCAAGAAAGGTTTGAGGAGatcaaattgaaactgTTGCCCTACTTGGTTGATATTGGGTTTTGTAAGGATAATATCAGTTGGGTACCTATCAGTGGCTTTTCTGGAGAAGGTGTTTATAAAATAGGGTATACAGATGAAGTGAGACAATGGTACAATGGTCCTAACTTAATGTCTACTTTGGAAAATGCGGCGTTGAAGATTTCTAAGGAGAGTGAAGAAATTACCAAAGAAGATccgtttttgttttctgtgTTGGAGATCATcccattgaaaaaaacaagtaaCGAATTGGCATTAGTTTCAGGAAAGTTGGAATCAGGTTCTATTCAACCCGGTGAATCGTTGACAATATATCCATCGGAACAGAGTTGTATTGTAGATAGAATTCAAGTGGGTTCTCAGCAGGGACAATCAACAAATCACGAAGAGACGGATGTTGCCATCAAAGGTGATTTTGTTACCTTGAAGTTGCGCAAAGCCTATCCAGAAGATATTCAAAACGGTGATTTGGCAGCATCAGTCGATTATCCGTCCGTTCATTCGGCACAGTGTTTTGTCTTGGAGTTAACCACCTTTGAGATGAACAGACCTTTGTTACCAGGAACACCCTTTATTCTCTTCATCGGAGTCAAAGAGCAACCTGCTAggattaaaaaattaatttCATTGATAGACAAGGACGGCAATTtaagcaagaaaaaggttAGACACTTAGGTTCTAAACAACAAGCTTTAGTAGAAATAGAACTAATTGAAGTGAAGAGATGGATTCCTTTACTGACTGCCCGTGAAAATGACCGTTTGGGTAGAGTTGTTCTCAGGAAGGACGGTAGAACCATTGCAGCAGGTaagatatttgaaatatccCAGTAG
- the RPF2 gene encoding rRNA-binding ribosome biosynthesis protein RPF2 (Essential protein involved in rRNA maturation and ribosomal assembly~similar to YKR081C) has protein sequence MIRTVKPKNARAKRALVKREAKLVENVKQALFIPGQTCNKNLHDIMVDLSALKKPDMKRFNRKNDIHPFEDMSPLEFFSEKNDCSLMVLMTSSKKRKNNMTFVRTFGYKVYDMIELMVADNFKLLSDFKKLTFTVGLKPIFTFQGAAFDTHPVYKQIKSLFLDFFRGESTDLQDVAGLQHVISMTIQGDFQDGEPLPNVLFRVYKLKSYKSDQGGKRLPRIELVEIGPRLDFKIGRIHTPSPDMVTEAHKKAKQLEMKTKKNVELDIMGDKLGRIHMGKQDLGKLQTRKMKGLKPKFDQGTEEGDGEVDEDYGDEASYSDDGQEYEEEFVSATDIEPSAKRQKK, from the coding sequence ATGATTAGAACCGTAAAGCCCAAAAATGCAAGAGCCAAGAGAGCTTTGGTAAAGAGGGAAGCCAAGTTGGTGGAAAATGTCAAGCAAGCGCTGTTCATTCCAGGCCAGACTTGTAACAAGAATCTGCACGATATTATGGTAGATTTGAGTGCCTTGAAGAAGCCAGACATGAAGAGGTTCAATCGTAAGAATGATATTCACCCTTTCGAAGATATGTCACCACTGGAGTTTTTTAGTGAAAAGAATGACTGTTCATTGATGGTGCTGATGACAAGTTCCAAAAAGCGTAAAAACAATATGACTTTTGTACGTACATTTGGTTACAAAGTGTATGACATGATTGAACTAATGGTCGCGGACAATTTCAAGTTGTTATCtgatttcaagaaattaacATTTACCGTGGGGTTGAAGCCTATATTTACATTCCAAGGTGCTGCATTTGATACACATCCTGTATACAAACAAATTAAATCTCTGTTTTTAGATTTCTTTAGAGGCGAATCTACTGATTTACAAGATGTTGCGGGATTACAACATGTCATTTCCATGACCATTCAAGGTGACTTCCAAGATGGTGAACCATTGCCGAACGTTCTATTTCGTGTTTACAAATTAAAGAGTTACAAGAGCGATCAAGGTGGTAAGAGATTGCCACGTATTGAATTGGTAGAGATTGGGCCACGTTTGGATTTCAAAATCGGCAGAATTCATACTCCAAGTCCAGATATGGTCACTGAAGCTCACAAGAAGGCAAAACAATTAGAAATgaagacaaagaagaatgtAGAATTGGACATCATGGGAGATAAATTGGGTAGAATCCACATGGGTAAGCAAGATTTGGGTAAACtacaaacaagaaagatGAAAGGTTTGAAGCCCAAATTCGATCAAGGAACAGAAGAAGGCGATGGCGAAGTGGATGAAGACTACGGAGATGAAGCATCGTATTCGGATGATGGGCAAGAATACGAGGAAGAGTTCGTCAGTGCGACTGATATTGAGCCCTCTGCTAAAAGacagaagaaataa